The following proteins are encoded in a genomic region of Candidatus Cybelea sp.:
- the murG gene encoding undecaprenyldiphospho-muramoylpentapeptide beta-N-acetylglucosaminyltransferase yields the protein MTVVFAGGGTGGHLYPAIAIADALRARGARIAFIGSAGRLEAAIVPKAGYTLHTIAAHPLPRRPSFSLLRAAAHNLRGTLQSLRVLAASRPDVVVATGGYVCFPVALAARIRRLLRRDTARIVLLEPNAAPGLTARLLAPMADEIWGECEGFVAGLHAKCRSTGVPVRASLLEHRSREEAAVRLGLDPTLATLLVLGGSQGARTINEALLRAWQTCSIPAGWQVLAVTGEGNYERVAGTPRSQRGAPFAARAYLDDMGDAYAVADLVLARAGASTLSELAALGLPAILVPYPYATEGHQAANARRFESAGAAVVATDDELVSGRLGELLAQTMQPARLEQLRAGVKRLQAGDPLERILARVDLLTRGKSEG from the coding sequence GTGACGGTCGTTTTTGCCGGGGGAGGAACGGGCGGCCACCTCTATCCGGCGATCGCGATCGCCGATGCGCTGCGCGCGCGCGGAGCGCGGATCGCCTTCATCGGCAGCGCCGGCCGGCTCGAAGCGGCGATCGTGCCGAAGGCCGGCTATACGCTGCATACGATTGCGGCCCATCCCTTGCCGCGGCGCCCGTCTTTTTCGCTGTTGCGAGCCGCGGCGCATAACCTGCGCGGAACGCTGCAGAGCCTACGCGTCCTCGCTGCCTCGCGCCCGGACGTCGTCGTCGCCACCGGCGGCTACGTCTGCTTTCCGGTCGCGCTGGCGGCGCGCATTAGGCGACTGCTGCGGCGCGATACGGCACGGATCGTTTTGCTCGAGCCCAATGCCGCGCCCGGGCTCACCGCACGTCTGCTCGCGCCGATGGCCGACGAGATTTGGGGCGAGTGCGAGGGCTTCGTTGCGGGACTGCATGCGAAGTGCCGCTCGACCGGGGTTCCGGTGCGCGCCTCGCTGCTCGAGCACCGTTCGCGGGAAGAGGCCGCGGTGCGCTTAGGTTTGGATCCGACGCTCGCCACGCTGCTCGTGCTCGGCGGCAGCCAGGGCGCCCGGACGATCAATGAGGCGCTCTTACGCGCCTGGCAGACCTGCAGCATTCCCGCGGGCTGGCAGGTGCTCGCCGTGACCGGTGAGGGGAACTACGAGCGAGTCGCGGGCACGCCGCGATCGCAGCGGGGGGCGCCATTTGCGGCGCGCGCGTACCTGGACGACATGGGCGACGCGTACGCCGTCGCGGATCTCGTCCTTGCACGCGCGGGCGCGTCGACGCTCAGCGAACTGGCAGCACTCGGTCTCCCCGCGATTCTGGTTCCATACCCTTACGCGACCGAGGGCCATCAGGCGGCGAACGCCCGCCGTTTCGAATCGGCCGGCGCTGCCGTCGTTGCGACTGACGACGAGCTGGTATCGGGGCGGCTCGGAGAACTGCTCGCGCAGACGATGCAGCCGGCGCGGCTCGAGCAGCTCCGCGCCGGCGTCAAGAGACTACAAGCGGGCGATCCCCTCGAACGGATTCTCGCACGGGTCGATCTCCTTACGCGCGGAAAGAGCGAAGGGTGA